The sequence CGGCCCGCCCAGAATCGAGACCATGATGCCGACGCTCACCTCACCGCTGGCCGGGAGGGCCCGGCCGAGCGTGTCGGCGACGACGATGAGTGCAGCGGCCAGCGCGCCCGAGTACGGCAGAACCCAGCGGTGGTCCACACCGGCCAGGAGTCGGGCGAGGTGCGGCGCGGCCAGCCCGAGAAAGGCGATCGGCCCGGCCGCGGCCGTGGCGGCGCCGGCGAGCACGATAACGGCGAGGCCCGCGGTCGCCCAGACCTGGGTGGGGCGGCCCCCCAGTGACCGGCTGAGCTCTTCGCCGAGCATCGCCGCGTCGAGCGGACGCGCGAGGGCGTGGGCGAGCAGGAGCCCGGCGGTGGTGAGGAGGCCGGCGGCGATCAGTACGTCGGTGCCGCGGCCGGCGAGCGAGCCGACCATCCAGTGCCAGTAGCGGTCGTAGATCTGCTCGGTGCTGTTGACGAGAATGAGGTGGGTCAGGGCCATGAGGACGACGGTGAGGGCGGCGCCGGCAAGCACGAGCCGTACCGGGTTGGTGCCGGTGCGCAGGCCGCCGAGCAGGTAGACGATGGCTCCGGCGATTCCCGCGCCGAGGACGCCGAGCCACATGTAGGCGGACGGCTCGGTCACGCCGAAGAACGTGATGCCGGCGGCGATGGCGGTCGCCGCCCCGGCGTTGACGCCGAGCAGTCCCGGGTCGGCCAGCGGGTTGCGGGTGAGCGCCTGCATGACCGCGCCGGCGACGCCCAGGCTGACGCCGACCACGACGCCGAGTAGCGCACGGGGAATGCGTTGATGGACGACGAGCAGGTGTGCCGAGTTGGTCGGATCGAACGCGGTCACCGCGTCCCAGGTGGTGGCGAGGGGGATGGCCCGGGTACCGACGGTGGCGCTGGCGAAGGTGCCGATCACCAGTACGGCCGAGAGCAGGAGCAGCCCGGTGCCGCGGTGCCGCGGGCGTGGGCTGGTGGTTGTGGTCCGGACCGGGTGGGGGCGAGGCCGCCTCCACCCGGTCGTCGGGTTACTTGGCAAAGCGCGCGACGACGCTGTCAACGATCTCGGTGGCGCTGTACTGGTCCACCCGGAACGAGTTCAGCCCGAGCCCGTACACCTGGCCCTGCTTGACCGAGGGCACGTTCGCGAGCACCGGATCATCGGCGAAGGCCTGCGCGCCCACGTCGTCCTTGCTGAGGATGAAGGTGGTCTCCGCCGTCAGGGTGGTCAGGTTCTCGTACGCGGTCCAGATGAAGTCCTCACGAAGTTGGCTTCGGGTGTTCCACTCTGGGTTCGGGTCCTCGATGGTGAAGCCGAGGTCACTGAGGAGACGTGCCTGGGCGGAATCCTGGCGCGCGATCGGGTTGCTCTCCCCGGCGCCGTTGAACGAGATGACGTTCGCGCCGCCGTCGGGCACCTGGATCTTCGACGCCGCCTCCTGGACATAGTCGTCGAACGCGGTGACGGTCTGCTCGGCCTCGGCCTCCAAACCGGTTGCCTGCCCGAGCGTTGCGGCGAGCTCCTGCCAGGTCTGCCCGCCGTAGTCGACGACGATCGTCGGGGCGATCGCGCGCAGTTCGCCGATCTGTTCCACCAACGAGTCGGCGCCGGTGGCGGAGACGACGACGAGGTCGGGCGTGTGGGCGTACACCGCCTCCAGGTCGACCTTCCCGGCGGGCCAGAGGTTGGCGACGTCGCGTTCGTCGGCCACATCGGCCCACTGGGCGAAGAACTCACCGGAACTTCCGGCGCCCGAAGCGACCACCGGGGCGTCGAAGGCGAGCAGGGTGCCGGTCACCGAGACGGAGGTGGAGACGATCGCTTCGGGCTTCTTCGTGATCTTGGTGGTGGTGCCGTCGGCGTTGGTGAAGGTGCGGGGCCACCCCTCGGTCTGGGAGGTGGCCGATTCGGAGGTGTCGGTGTCGGAGGTGCTGGAGCAGCCGACCGTGGCCAGGGCGGCGATGGCGACGACGGTGACGCCCGCGAGAGCCCGGGCGGGTGAGGGGAAGTTGTGCACCATAACGATCCTTGTTCGGGGCTGGAGCGCGACACGCTCCTGCAAAGTTAGCTTAGGCTAACCTATCGAGATCGATCGTGGCTGGGTGGTAGGTGGACCCACTCGAGGACTAATTTTCGGGTTCATGTTCGTATGGGGTTATTGTCGGTTTAGCGTTTGGGCGGCGGCTACCGCCGGTTCGGTAGCCGAGGGGACACCACGCCGGGCTGGTCCCGGTTTGGCGGCGTTCCTCGCCGTTCAGGGGAAGGCACCGACACCGCGATGAGGCATCACGACCACAAAGGTGAACCGGAGTGTCCTGGTCGGGACCGCACCCGCGCCCGGAGCCGGCGGTGGTGCGCGACCCGGATATCCGGGGCGACCGGCCTCGCTCTCGTCCCGGTGGTGATTTCCCACCACACAATGCGCGAATCGTCAACCCAGAGGTGATCTTCCAATGTGCGGGATAGCGGGGTACGTCGGCATCAGCGCATTCTGGGGTGAGCCGGTGCTTCACCGGATGGCCGACGCCCAGGTCCACCGTGGCCCCGACGGGGAGGGCTACCTGGCCGAAGGGCTGATCGGGTTGGCGCACCGGCGCCTGGCGGTCATCGATCGGGACGGTGGGAAGCAACCGTTGCACTCGGCAGACGGCCGGTACGTGCTGGTGTACAACGGCGAGGTCTACAACTACCGTCAGCTGCGCGCGGAGTTGAGCGATCTCGGCCATCGATTCACCACGGAGAGTGATACCGAGGTGGTGCTGACCGCGTGGATCCAATGGGGTCGGGCCGCCTTCGACCGCTTCAACGGAATGTTCGCCCTGGCAATCGCCGATCTGGAGCGTGGCGAGGTGGTGCTGGCCCGGGACCAGTTCGGCATCAAACCGCTCTACCTCGCCGACGACGGAGACGGACGGGTCTTCTTCGCCAGTGAACTCCGTCCCCTGTTCGTCACCGGTGCGATCGCGCCCAAGCCCGACGACCGGACCGTCTACCGATACCTTCGGTTCCGGATCCACGACGACACCGCACGGACGTTCTTTCACGGGGTGACCCGGTTGATGCCGGGAGAGACCGCCGTGCTCACCTCCGACGGTGGCATCCAACGCTCGACCTACACCAGCCTCTACGCGGACATGGACGCACTGGCGGCAGTGCCAGCACCCTACGACCGGGCAGCTCAGGGGCGGTTTCGGGCGGCGCTTGACCGAGCGATCCAGGCGCGGCTGGTCAGCGACGTTCCGGTCGGTACGGCCCTCTCCGGTGGCTTGGACTCCTCGGCCGTGGTGGCCAGCATCCATCGGATGATGGCCACCACGGCCGCCGCCGACGACACCCGGTCGGTCGGTACGACCCAACAAAGCTTCTCCGCGGTCTTCCCCGGGGAACGAAACGACGAGGAGCGCTACGTCGACACGGTCGCGGCCACCTGCGCCGAGGCGCTACAGGTGCACAAGGTGCGCCCGACGCCCGACCGGTTCCTGGTTGATCTGCGGGACTTCATCCGGACCCAGGAAGAACCGGTCATCTCCACCGCGCCATATGCGCAGTACTGCGTGATGCGTGAGGCGAGCCAACATGTGACGGTGATGCTCGACGGCCAGGGCGCCGACGAGTTGCTCGCCGGCTACCTGCCCTACTACCTGGTGCATCTGCGCGGCCTACGTGGTGGCCGGGTGGCCGGCGAAGCCTTCCGCTCCATCGATGTGCTCTGGCGGCTCGGCCGAACCCGGCTGACCGACACCCTTGGCCGTCGACGGCGGGTACCCACCGTCAACCTGCTGGGCCGGGACTTCGCCGAGACCTATCGGAATGAGCGCTTCCCGATGGTGCGCAATGACATCAAGGCCCGGCTGGCGACCGACCTCTTCCGGCACAGCCTCCCCGCGCTACTCCGCTACGAGGATCGGAACAGCATGCGATTCTCGGTCGAGGGTCGGCTGCCATTTCTCGACACCGCTCTGGTGCGTACCGTGTGGTCGCTTGACTCGTCCGCGATTATTCACCACGGATGGAACAAGCGGGCACTGCGGGACGCAACTGTCGACCTGTTGCCCCGGCTGGTGCATCAGCGCCGCAACAAGATTGGCTTTACGACGCCCGAGGACAGCTGGTTCCAGCGCATCAAGAACGATGTGTATCTGATCTTCGCCTCCAGGTCGTTCGGTGCGCGACCCTACTTCGATCAGCGAGCCGTGCTCCAGGCCTTCGAGGATCACGTCGCCGGTCGGGGCGGCGTGGAAACC comes from Salinispora tropica CNB-440 and encodes:
- the fepB gene encoding Fe2+-enterobactin ABC transporter substrate-binding protein, which gives rise to MVHNFPSPARALAGVTVVAIAALATVGCSSTSDTDTSESATSQTEGWPRTFTNADGTTTKITKKPEAIVSTSVSVTGTLLAFDAPVVASGAGSSGEFFAQWADVADERDVANLWPAGKVDLEAVYAHTPDLVVVSATGADSLVEQIGELRAIAPTIVVDYGGQTWQELAATLGQATGLEAEAEQTVTAFDDYVQEAASKIQVPDGGANVISFNGAGESNPIARQDSAQARLLSDLGFTIEDPNPEWNTRSQLREDFIWTAYENLTTLTAETTFILSKDDVGAQAFADDPVLANVPSVKQGQVYGLGLNSFRVDQYSATEIVDSVVARFAK
- a CDS encoding FecCD family ABC transporter permease, whose protein sequence is MIGTFASATVGTRAIPLATTWDAVTAFDPTNSAHLLVVHQRIPRALLGVVVGVSLGVAGAVMQALTRNPLADPGLLGVNAGAATAIAAGITFFGVTEPSAYMWLGVLGAGIAGAIVYLLGGLRTGTNPVRLVLAGAALTVVLMALTHLILVNSTEQIYDRYWHWMVGSLAGRGTDVLIAAGLLTTAGLLLAHALARPLDAAMLGEELSRSLGGRPTQVWATAGLAVIVLAGAATAAAGPIAFLGLAAPHLARLLAGVDHRWVLPYSGALAAALIVVADTLGRALPASGEVSVGIMVSILGGPFFVLLVRRRRMVRL
- the asnB gene encoding asparagine synthase (glutamine-hydrolyzing): MCGIAGYVGISAFWGEPVLHRMADAQVHRGPDGEGYLAEGLIGLAHRRLAVIDRDGGKQPLHSADGRYVLVYNGEVYNYRQLRAELSDLGHRFTTESDTEVVLTAWIQWGRAAFDRFNGMFALAIADLERGEVVLARDQFGIKPLYLADDGDGRVFFASELRPLFVTGAIAPKPDDRTVYRYLRFRIHDDTARTFFHGVTRLMPGETAVLTSDGGIQRSTYTSLYADMDALAAVPAPYDRAAQGRFRAALDRAIQARLVSDVPVGTALSGGLDSSAVVASIHRMMATTAAADDTRSVGTTQQSFSAVFPGERNDEERYVDTVAATCAEALQVHKVRPTPDRFLVDLRDFIRTQEEPVISTAPYAQYCVMREASQHVTVMLDGQGADELLAGYLPYYLVHLRGLRGGRVAGEAFRSIDVLWRLGRTRLTDTLGRRRRVPTVNLLGRDFAETYRNERFPMVRNDIKARLATDLFRHSLPALLRYEDRNSMRFSVEGRLPFLDTALVRTVWSLDSSAIIHHGWNKRALRDATVDLLPRLVHQRRNKIGFTTPEDSWFQRIKNDVYLIFASRSFGARPYFDQRAVLQAFEDHVAGRGGVETMTFWRMLNVELWLREFIDTPPASEAGGWGPVEPARVAIQRVAGSDTDQSADPQVLPKPDFVPNPEKELLTPGGAWARFPLHTDLIATGDDVSALAVNRVGEFYKQGAEMPLSVQQLATAGPWYLFVSEKVVAVAQGRIFNVTDIRSGAWARLLSRYVLRTPYGVGLGHPATMQLAVQEVGLPRVLAAAAAGAVGKAVGRRGLFYRVAGSAVRAIDGPTEYSAYPANVSAKLAPRDPDRVAQEISSAIRAALPAEFAERFAGTVIIDANDFGQDILGQDADLPDAVLVEAFADNPLGQAREQTPFAVVVAQAQTGVAVQSGGQRVGHTGG